In the genome of Spea bombifrons isolate aSpeBom1 chromosome 11, aSpeBom1.2.pri, whole genome shotgun sequence, one region contains:
- the LOC128468984 gene encoding histone H2B 1.1-like: protein MPDPAKSVPAPKKGSKKAVTKTQKKDGKKRRKSRKESYAIYVYKVLKQVHPDTGISSKAMGIMNSFVNDIFERIAGEASRLAHYNKRSTIASREIQTAVRLLLPGELAKHAVSEGTKAVTKYTSAK from the coding sequence ATGCCTGATCCAGCGAAATCTGTGCCTGCTCCGAAGAAAGGCTCTAAGAAAGCTGTTACGAAGACTCAGAAAAAAGACGGGAAGAAGCGCAGGAAGAGCAGAAAGGAAAGCTACGCGATCTATGTCTACAAGGTACTAAAGCAGGTGCATCCAGACACTGGCATTTCCTCCAAGGCCATGGGCATCATGAACTCGTTTGTCAACGATATCTTTGAGCGCATTGCCGGGGAAGCTTCACGCCTAGCCCATTACAACAAGCGCTCCACTATCGCTTCTCGGGAGATTCAGACTGCTGTACGCCTCCTCCTTCCTGGAGAGCTGGCCAAGCACGCTGTGTCAGAGGGCACCAAGGCTGTTACCAAGTACACCAGCGCCAAGTAA
- the LOC128469016 gene encoding histone H4, translating into MSGRGKGGKGLGKGGAKRHRKVLRDNIQGITKPAIRRLARRGGVKRISGLIYEETRGVLKVFLENVIRDAVTYTEHAKRKTVTAMDVVYALKRQGRTLYGFGG; encoded by the coding sequence ATGTCTGGCCGTGGCAAAGGAGGTAAGGGACTCGGGAAAGGTGGCGCAAAGAGGCACAGGAAGGTGCTTCGGGATAACATCCAGGGTATCACTAAGCCTGCTATCCGCCGTTTGGCTCGCAGAGGAGGTGTAAAGCGTATCTCTGGGCTGATCTATGAGGAGACCCGTGGTGTGCTCAAAGTGTTTTTGGAGAATGTGATTCGTGACGCAGTCACTTATACTGAGCATGCCAAGAGGAAAACCGTTACCGCTATGGACGTGGTGTATGCCTTGAAACGCCAAGGCCGTACTCTGTACGGTTTCGGAGGTTAA
- the LOC128468903 gene encoding histone H3: MARTKQTARKSTGGKAPRKQLATKAARKSAPATGGVKKPHRYRPGTVALREIRRYQKSTELLIRKLPFQRLVREIAQDFKTDLRFQSSAVMALQEASEAYLVGLFEDTNLCAIHAKRVTIMPKDIQLARRIRGERA; encoded by the coding sequence ATGGCTCGCACCAAGCAGACAGCCCGTAAGTCCACCGGAGGAAAAGCTCCTCGGAAGCAGCTGGCGACCAAAGCTGCGAGGAAAAGCGCTCCGGCTACTGGTGGTGTGAAGAAGCCGCATCGCTACCGCCCGGGCACCGTAGCTCTTAGGGAAATCCGCCGTTACCAGAAGTCCACTGAGTTGCTTATCCGAAAGCTGCCTTTCCAACGGCTGGTGCGTGAGATTGCTCAAGACTTCAAGACCGATCTACGTTTCCAAAGTTCTGCTGTTATGGCTCTCCAGGAAGCCAGCGAGGCTTACCTCGTAGGGCTTTTCGAAGACACCAACTTGTGTGCTATTCACGCTAAGCGGGTTACTATCATGCCAAAAGATATTCAGCTGGCTCGTAGGATCAGAGGTGAACGTGCCTAA